The following proteins come from a genomic window of Achromobacter sp. AONIH1:
- a CDS encoding acyltransferase produces MGILRTLLALSVVLDHLGGGATNQLVGGRLAVQLFYVISGFLISYVLTGTDRYQGATGHFYANRLLRLFPVYLAVAALTLAAHAAGDGSFFRLYDDLPLSARLFLILSNLFIVGQDWLMFFGIEHSSLLFTGSFTHSDVPLYQGLLVPQAWTLGVEITFYLVAPFVLRSPRRLLALLAASLALRAVLIATGIGLSDPWTYRFFPAELALFLAGALSHQILLPRWQALTRRWPRLPELGVAILAAYCCAHFFIGLNHNLRDALAVLLFAALLPLAFLFQARYRLDKAIGELSYPIYICHALVILFFGWLLDGASARQPALFDALVLTGCIGFAALLNALIADPVERLRVRLRAGGREDLSVDPRPAASQPAASRQRRVNPIRRAP; encoded by the coding sequence ATGGGCATTCTGAGAACCTTGCTGGCGCTGTCCGTGGTCCTGGACCACCTTGGCGGCGGCGCGACGAATCAACTGGTCGGCGGACGCCTTGCGGTGCAGCTGTTCTATGTGATCTCCGGTTTCCTGATTTCCTACGTACTGACCGGCACCGACCGTTACCAGGGCGCGACGGGGCACTTCTACGCCAACCGGCTGCTACGCCTGTTTCCGGTCTACCTGGCGGTCGCTGCGCTGACCCTGGCCGCTCACGCCGCCGGCGATGGCAGCTTTTTCCGTCTCTACGACGACCTGCCCCTGTCGGCCCGGCTGTTCCTGATCCTGTCCAATCTTTTCATCGTGGGACAGGACTGGCTGATGTTCTTCGGCATCGAGCATTCCTCCCTGCTCTTTACCGGCAGTTTCACGCACAGCGACGTGCCGCTCTACCAGGGGCTGCTGGTGCCGCAGGCCTGGACGCTGGGCGTGGAGATCACGTTCTACCTGGTCGCGCCCTTCGTCCTGCGATCGCCGCGCAGGCTGCTCGCGCTGCTGGCCGCCTCGCTGGCCCTGCGGGCCGTGCTGATCGCCACCGGCATCGGCTTGAGCGATCCCTGGACCTACCGCTTCTTTCCCGCCGAGTTGGCGCTGTTCCTGGCCGGCGCGCTGTCGCACCAGATACTGCTGCCGCGCTGGCAGGCGCTGACGCGCCGCTGGCCCCGGCTGCCGGAACTGGGCGTCGCCATCCTGGCGGCGTACTGCTGCGCGCACTTTTTCATCGGGCTGAACCACAACCTGCGCGACGCGCTGGCGGTGCTGCTGTTCGCGGCGCTGCTGCCGCTGGCCTTCCTGTTTCAGGCGCGATACCGGCTGGACAAGGCGATTGGCGAACTGAGCTACCCGATCTATATCTGCCATGCCCTGGTGATCCTGTTCTTCGGCTGGCTGCTCGACGGCGCCAGCGCGCGCCAGCCGGCGCTTTTCGATGCGCTGGTGCTGACCGGCTGCATCGGCTTCGCGGCCCTGCTCAACGCGCTGATCGCCGATCCCGTCGAACGCTTGCGCGTCCGGCTGCGCGCCGGCGGTCGGGAGGACCTGTCCGTCGATCCGAGGCCCGCGGCAAGCCAGCCCGCCGCGTCGCGCCAGCGGCGCGTGAACCCTATTCGCCGCGCGCCCTGA
- a CDS encoding helix-turn-helix domain-containing protein: MLQGWTQKDLAVASNLSQSAIGNYESGQRLQPSSEALIKLTRALRVSPIWLSAGEGPMFSPEPAEPAASAGEPDVPPPWPFETVSYATYARLSTQEKRQIEQVLAAYIRARGE, translated from the coding sequence ATGCTACAGGGATGGACACAAAAGGACTTGGCGGTCGCGAGCAACCTGTCGCAAAGCGCCATCGGCAACTATGAAAGCGGTCAACGCCTTCAGCCGTCCAGCGAGGCCCTGATCAAGCTGACCCGCGCGCTGCGGGTCAGCCCCATTTGGCTGAGCGCCGGGGAAGGCCCGATGTTCAGTCCGGAGCCGGCCGAGCCCGCCGCCAGCGCGGGCGAGCCCGATGTGCCGCCGCCCTGGCCGTTCGAAACCGTTTCCTATGCCACCTATGCGCGCCTGAGCACCCAGGAAAAGCGCCAGATCGAGCAGGTGCTGGCCGCGTATATCAGGGCGCGCGGCGAATAG
- a CDS encoding sulfurtransferase, protein MSSVANISAYKFVSLDGLPELRETLLARAREDGLKGTILLAGEGINLFLAGASAGIESFLAALRADARFADLEPKYSYSDAVPFRKLLVKIKREIIRMNHPAIRPEAGRAPAVDARTVARWLAQGADDAGRPVVMLDTRNAFEVDEGTFRNAIDWRIERFTQFPDAVQAHRDELQGKTVVSFCTGGIRCEKAAIYMNEAGIDHVYQLEGGILKYFEETGGPGYEGKCFVFDERVSLDPALAPSRA, encoded by the coding sequence ATGTCTTCCGTTGCCAATATCTCCGCCTATAAATTCGTCTCGCTCGACGGCTTGCCCGAGTTGCGGGAAACGCTGCTGGCCCGCGCGCGCGAGGACGGACTCAAGGGCACGATCCTGTTGGCCGGGGAAGGCATCAATCTGTTCCTGGCGGGTGCGTCCGCAGGCATCGAGTCTTTCCTGGCCGCGCTGCGCGCGGATGCGCGCTTCGCCGACCTGGAGCCGAAGTACAGCTACAGCGACGCGGTGCCGTTCCGCAAGCTGCTGGTGAAGATCAAGCGCGAGATCATCCGCATGAACCATCCGGCCATCCGCCCCGAGGCCGGTCGCGCGCCGGCGGTGGACGCGCGCACGGTGGCGCGCTGGCTGGCGCAGGGCGCGGACGATGCCGGTCGCCCGGTTGTGATGCTGGACACGCGCAACGCCTTCGAGGTCGACGAGGGCACGTTCAGGAATGCCATCGACTGGCGCATCGAGCGCTTCACCCAGTTCCCGGACGCGGTGCAGGCACACCGCGACGAGCTGCAAGGCAAGACCGTGGTCAGCTTCTGCACTGGCGGTATCCGCTGCGAGAAGGCCGCCATCTACATGAACGAGGCGGGTATCGATCACGTCTACCAGCTCGAGGGCGGCATTCTCAAGTATTTCGAGGAAACCGGCGGGCCGGGCTACGAGGGCAAGTGCTTCGTGTTCGACGAGCGCGTGTCGCTGGATCCGGCGCTGGCGCCCAGCCGGGCCTGA
- a CDS encoding TetR/AcrR family transcriptional regulator: protein MIKVKLATGQSVFNGPVLFRSGAMGTQRRRLAPALRVAQILDAALQEFSASGYAGARMDDIALRAGLSKGGLYAHFSSKEAVFEALIARHLSPAPLDVEAVVDGASSTRDLAERIVDQLYVSLANPAMISAMRLLLAESARVPQLAARWRRETTDAQQACLARLLERARARAVRGRRGAGTSLAAVVAHRAYHGGLHPARAPGAHRHGCPQARPCGADRRTAGSGRRASRRASADWRPVDESALGLTPS, encoded by the coding sequence TTGATCAAAGTCAAGTTAGCGACCGGCCAGTCGGTTTTTAATGGACCCGTTCTGTTCAGGAGTGGGGCCATGGGGACTCAGCGGCGCCGGCTTGCGCCGGCTTTGCGGGTCGCGCAGATACTTGACGCGGCGCTGCAGGAGTTTTCGGCTTCGGGATACGCGGGCGCGAGGATGGATGACATCGCGCTGCGGGCGGGCCTGTCCAAGGGCGGGCTGTATGCGCATTTCTCCAGCAAGGAAGCGGTGTTCGAGGCGCTGATCGCGCGTCACCTGAGCCCGGCGCCGCTGGACGTGGAGGCGGTGGTCGACGGCGCCTCGTCCACGCGCGATCTGGCTGAACGCATCGTCGATCAGCTCTATGTAAGCCTGGCCAATCCGGCCATGATCAGCGCCATGCGGCTGTTGCTGGCCGAAAGCGCCCGCGTGCCGCAGCTGGCCGCGCGCTGGCGGCGCGAGACCACCGACGCCCAGCAGGCCTGCCTGGCGCGCCTGCTGGAGCGGGCGCGCGCGCGGGCTGTGCGCGGGCGGCGTGGCGCAGGAACATCCCTGGCTGCTGTTGTCGCCCATCGTGCATACCATGGTGGCCTGCATCCTGCTCGGGCCCCAGGAGCGCATCGACATGGCTGCCCGCAGGCGCGCCCATGCGGCGCTGATCGGCGAACTGCTGGAAGCGGGCGGCGGGCAAGCCGGCGCGCCAGCGCAGATTGGCGACCGGTAGATGAATCCGCGCTCGGCTTGACACCGTCTTGA
- a CDS encoding META domain-containing protein, protein MPNTQFLPGRLLCMGLLALALAGCAGSGGARPQGAAAANAASSADSLAQTAWELVRWVQPGGALRDIPHGDNGEPVKLVFLAQGKQYRVNGFAGCNRYMGTYRIEGGRLRIDAPAATRMACPTPERAGLEADYLRGLGSIDTFTLDNGGAPRHLTFNLRGGDVLEFVRREDPPTP, encoded by the coding sequence ATGCCCAATACTCAGTTCTTGCCCGGCCGCCTGCTTTGCATGGGTTTGCTGGCCCTGGCGTTGGCGGGATGCGCGGGATCCGGCGGCGCTCGTCCGCAAGGAGCGGCCGCCGCCAACGCGGCCAGCAGCGCGGATTCACTGGCGCAGACCGCCTGGGAACTGGTGCGCTGGGTCCAGCCCGGCGGCGCGCTGCGCGACATTCCCCATGGCGACAACGGCGAGCCCGTGAAGCTGGTGTTCCTGGCCCAGGGCAAGCAATACCGCGTCAATGGCTTCGCCGGCTGCAACCGCTACATGGGCACCTACAGGATCGAGGGCGGCAGGCTGCGCATCGACGCGCCGGCGGCCACGCGCATGGCCTGCCCGACGCCGGAGCGAGCCGGCCTGGAAGCGGACTACCTGCGCGGCCTGGGCAGCATCGATACCTTCACGCTCGACAACGGCGGGGCACCCCGTCACCTGACCTTCAACCTGCGCGGCGGCGACGTGCTGGAGTTCGTGCGGCGCGAGGATCCGCCCACCCCCTGA
- a CDS encoding helix-turn-helix transcriptional regulator, whose amino-acid sequence MAIVVRLDVVLAQRKMKARQLAQEIGITEPNLSLLKSGKVKGIRFDTLARICEVLQCQPGDLLEYVPDEAAGMAAADAGFDFRLD is encoded by the coding sequence ATGGCGATCGTGGTCAGGCTCGACGTGGTGCTGGCGCAGCGCAAGATGAAGGCGCGCCAGCTCGCGCAGGAGATCGGCATCACCGAACCCAACCTTTCCCTGCTGAAGTCGGGCAAGGTCAAGGGCATCCGCTTCGATACGCTGGCCCGCATCTGCGAAGTGCTGCAGTGCCAGCCCGGCGATCTACTGGAGTACGTGCCGGACGAGGCCGCTGGCATGGCCGCGGCGGACGCCGGCTTCGATTTCCGCCTCGACTGA
- a CDS encoding DUF4156 domain-containing protein yields the protein MQSPQCRRHVRSLILLLSACALAACAPTPLAPGAASNVRITHNEPGKGCAFLGDVTGSQGDFLRGAITSNADLETGARNDLKNRAAAMGGNVVYLLTQRAGQTGRKDHSEQTNVTLTGNVYRCE from the coding sequence ATGCAAAGTCCGCAGTGCCGCCGCCATGTCCGGTCGCTGATCCTGTTGCTTTCCGCCTGCGCCCTGGCGGCCTGCGCGCCCACGCCGCTGGCCCCCGGGGCCGCGAGCAACGTGCGCATCACGCACAACGAGCCCGGCAAGGGCTGCGCGTTCCTGGGCGACGTGACCGGCAGCCAGGGCGATTTCCTGAGGGGCGCGATCACGTCCAATGCCGACCTGGAGACGGGCGCCCGCAATGACCTGAAGAATCGCGCGGCGGCGATGGGCGGCAATGTCGTATACCTGCTGACGCAGCGGGCCGGGCAGACCGGCCGCAAGGATCATTCGGAGCAGACCAACGTGACCTTGACGGGCAACGTGTACCGCTGCGAGTGA
- a CDS encoding response regulator transcription factor produces MNNTLDVIFLGKDDARHARLIEALSHLGFNVRRCHELVDVYERYSRRPSPLVVLEAPLPDVHNAAVRLRGIDRGLGIVAIAAFPDAESRIRTLLCGADACLSPEVSGLELAAVLQALVRRAAGMDAEPGDIPANGEPPSDAWRLANKGWTLISPGGRTMGLTTGERDFLSRLVHAPDRKVSRDAFYADGADDADSGVTRRRFVDVMISRLRRKATANHMTLPIRAVHGWGYMFAADIKLDLDERAQADDGAEEWRRDTAVANATSY; encoded by the coding sequence ATGAACAACACGCTGGATGTCATTTTCCTGGGCAAGGACGACGCCAGGCATGCCAGACTGATCGAGGCGCTGTCCCATCTGGGTTTCAACGTGCGCCGCTGCCACGAACTGGTCGATGTGTACGAGCGCTACTCCCGGCGCCCGAGCCCGCTGGTGGTGCTGGAAGCGCCGCTGCCCGACGTGCATAACGCGGCCGTGCGGTTGCGCGGCATCGACCGGGGCCTGGGCATCGTCGCCATCGCCGCGTTTCCCGACGCCGAAAGCCGGATACGCACGCTGCTGTGCGGCGCCGACGCCTGCCTGTCGCCCGAGGTCAGCGGACTGGAGCTGGCCGCGGTCTTGCAGGCGCTGGTGCGGCGCGCGGCCGGCATGGACGCCGAGCCGGGCGATATTCCGGCCAACGGAGAGCCGCCCAGCGACGCATGGCGGCTGGCCAACAAGGGCTGGACCCTGATCAGCCCGGGCGGGCGCACCATGGGCCTGACCACCGGAGAGCGCGACTTCCTGTCGCGCCTGGTGCACGCGCCGGATCGCAAGGTCAGCCGCGATGCCTTCTATGCCGACGGCGCGGACGACGCCGACAGCGGCGTCACGCGCCGCCGCTTCGTCGACGTCATGATCAGCCGCCTGCGCCGCAAGGCCACGGCCAACCACATGACCCTGCCCATCCGCGCGGTGCACGGCTGGGGCTATATGTTCGCGGCCGACATCAAGCTGGACCTGGACGAGCGCGCGCAGGCCGACGATGGCGCCGAAGAATGGCGACGCGATACGGCCGTCGCGAACGCGACGTCATACTGA
- the kch gene encoding voltage-gated potassium channel protein, whose translation MPLSPSPLLRRLRKLTSLFPSNWCLAFLVALDGYAFMHPVLREVQAREYSFWLALDNWQEIMQVVGLLEIPRLVLGVGLQVIALGLILKARIAWAFSLVLLIGVGTFAILGDSGHAGLGIYTLVLILALMAYWRRFDRASVMAGSLFALVSVLSLLIYAVFGTLYLGDEFNPPVHDAGTALYFSIVSMSTVGYGDITPHSGAARLFTASIIILGITVFATSVSAIAGPVIGGNLKRLVKGRFSTAMRKNHIIIAGATPLALSVYDGLRRRGDEVTVIVPAGVPQEYPATADLIEGDPSSVEVLRAAGVTRARYVLALRDDDAENAFIVLATQEATAGQGAKTVALVNTSKHLEKIRRVRPDMVFSVQLLGAELLARAINGEPLDSQAITDLFFAKAGPAAAEPA comes from the coding sequence ATGCCCTTGTCCCCCTCCCCGCTCCTGCGGCGGCTGCGCAAGCTGACGTCGCTGTTCCCGTCCAACTGGTGCCTGGCCTTCCTCGTCGCGCTGGATGGCTACGCGTTCATGCACCCCGTGCTGCGCGAAGTGCAGGCGCGCGAGTATTCGTTCTGGCTGGCGCTGGACAACTGGCAGGAGATCATGCAAGTGGTCGGGCTGCTGGAGATTCCGCGGCTGGTGCTGGGCGTGGGCCTGCAGGTGATCGCGCTGGGGTTGATCCTGAAGGCCCGCATCGCCTGGGCCTTCTCGCTGGTGCTGCTGATCGGCGTGGGCACCTTCGCCATCCTGGGCGACAGCGGACACGCCGGCCTGGGCATCTATACGCTGGTGCTGATCCTGGCGCTGATGGCCTATTGGCGCCGCTTCGACCGGGCCAGCGTCATGGCGGGCTCGCTGTTCGCCCTGGTCAGCGTGCTGTCGCTCCTGATCTACGCGGTGTTCGGCACGCTATACCTGGGCGATGAATTCAATCCGCCCGTCCACGACGCCGGCACCGCGCTGTACTTTTCCATCGTATCCATGTCGACAGTGGGCTATGGCGACATCACGCCGCACTCGGGCGCGGCCAGGCTGTTCACCGCGTCGATTATCATCCTCGGCATCACGGTGTTCGCCACCTCCGTCAGCGCCATCGCCGGCCCGGTGATCGGCGGCAACCTGAAACGCCTAGTCAAGGGCCGATTCTCCACCGCCATGAGAAAGAACCACATCATCATCGCGGGCGCGACGCCGCTGGCGCTCAGCGTCTACGACGGACTGCGCAGGCGCGGCGACGAAGTCACCGTCATCGTGCCCGCCGGCGTGCCGCAGGAATATCCGGCGACGGCCGACCTCATCGAAGGCGACCCGTCCAGCGTCGAGGTGCTGCGCGCGGCCGGCGTGACCCGCGCCCGCTACGTGCTGGCGCTGCGCGACGACGATGCGGAGAACGCCTTCATCGTGCTGGCCACCCAGGAAGCCACCGCCGGCCAGGGCGCCAAGACGGTCGCGCTGGTCAACACCAGCAAGCACCTGGAAAAAATCCGACGCGTGCGGCCGGACATGGTGTTCTCGGTGCAGCTGCTGGGCGCGGAGCTGCTGGCCCGCGCCATCAACGGCGAACCGTTGGACAGCCAGGCCATCACCGATCTGTTCTTCGCCAAGGCCGGCCCGGCCGCCGCCGAACCGGCCTGA
- a CDS encoding DUF2975 domain-containing protein: MLHFSTPQSAAAISDGARRMARIRRLSRCMRWLLAATAVLFVVLAVAIWFLSSDAALTRSLHALLGITDPSRAPALQLGPGYRVAGFSLLGLQLALVLRGIAHAHAMFGDFARGEVLTSATARRLRGIALLITLFALCSPLVKMLLVLLFTWNAPGEPHMLIHIQLEDILLGLLGGLLFALAWAMEEAAHVAEENRGFI; encoded by the coding sequence ATGCTTCATTTCTCCACGCCGCAGTCGGCCGCGGCCATCAGCGATGGCGCTCGTCGCATGGCGCGCATCCGCCGCCTCTCGCGCTGCATGCGCTGGCTGCTCGCGGCCACGGCCGTCCTGTTCGTCGTCCTGGCCGTGGCCATCTGGTTCCTGAGTTCGGATGCGGCGCTGACCCGCAGCCTGCACGCGCTGCTGGGCATCACCGATCCGTCCCGCGCGCCCGCGTTGCAGCTCGGGCCGGGCTATCGGGTGGCGGGCTTCTCATTGCTGGGACTGCAGCTGGCGCTGGTGCTGCGCGGCATCGCGCATGCCCATGCGATGTTTGGCGACTTCGCGCGCGGCGAAGTGCTGACCTCGGCCACGGCCCGTCGATTGCGCGGCATCGCGTTGCTCATCACGCTGTTCGCGTTGTGCTCGCCGCTGGTGAAGATGCTGCTGGTGCTGCTCTTCACCTGGAACGCGCCCGGCGAGCCGCACATGCTCATCCACATCCAGCTGGAAGACATCCTGCTGGGTCTGCTTGGCGGCCTGCTGTTCGCGCTGGCCTGGGCCATGGAAGAAGCGGCGCACGTGGCCGAAGAGAACCGGGGGTTCATCTGA
- a CDS encoding META and DUF4377 domain-containing protein, which yields MSISSSLRWLAPCALAVGLAACASPPRGPGAQDPRFQPAAASDVYAQTSWDLARWTRPGGSLRQIPHPSQTSRPVTISFIHDQGAPVVSGFGGCNQYNAPYTVANGLLIVRSRPVSTMMACNPETMRLEQDFLDGLTRITSSTLDNTGNPRRLTLLLSSGDTLDFGRRIDPATGGQMGPKKLVYVDSERVPCNAGAGRAMCYQVRDSAAQPWQLWYGDITGFNFQPGVRYRLRVVEVRDPNPPADASGLKWVLDAVVEQEPVRR from the coding sequence ATGTCCATATCCTCCAGCTTGCGTTGGCTCGCTCCCTGCGCGCTCGCCGTCGGTCTTGCCGCCTGCGCATCGCCGCCGCGCGGCCCGGGCGCGCAGGATCCGCGCTTCCAGCCCGCCGCCGCGTCCGACGTGTACGCGCAGACCAGCTGGGACCTGGCCCGCTGGACGCGACCCGGCGGCTCCTTGCGCCAGATTCCCCATCCGTCGCAGACCTCGCGGCCCGTCACGATCAGCTTCATCCATGACCAGGGCGCGCCCGTGGTCAGCGGCTTTGGCGGCTGCAATCAGTACAACGCGCCCTACACGGTGGCCAATGGGCTGCTGATCGTGCGCTCGCGTCCGGTGTCCACCATGATGGCCTGCAATCCGGAGACCATGCGGCTGGAGCAGGATTTCCTCGACGGCCTGACGCGCATCACGTCCAGCACGCTGGACAACACCGGCAATCCGCGCCGCCTGACGCTGCTGCTGTCCTCGGGCGACACGCTGGATTTCGGCCGCCGGATCGATCCGGCGACCGGCGGCCAGATGGGGCCGAAAAAGCTCGTGTACGTCGATTCCGAGCGGGTGCCCTGCAATGCCGGCGCCGGCCGCGCCATGTGCTACCAGGTGCGCGACAGCGCGGCCCAGCCCTGGCAGCTCTGGTATGGCGATATCACCGGCTTCAATTTCCAGCCGGGCGTGCGCTATCGGCTGCGCGTGGTCGAAGTGCGCGATCCGAATCCGCCGGCCGATGCGTCCGGCTTGAAATGGGTGCTGGACGCGGTGGTCGAGCAGGAGCCGGTGCGGCGCTGA
- a CDS encoding EAL domain-containing protein: MSSWRFLPVALAMVLPVLLCVGWSWFHAVGEVRKDASIAAGVVRVQTGTILTQARELLVRLVDLTAKDCGEALPTMQRWATLNPYVRALILAQDDRIYCSSAVGATDYSITEFHRWPRSMTPAGWLYTAQGTPMAPDRPAILLGVPGRDGRSGAVVVDGRNLQDIINSVATLGDFQIELTLGEGAPVRSASWTDWAGSVEPVYQEMTDSMNGAKLRISVVVPPQALGLEWQKLLRTYVPLSLLAGALLAWAAYRLQRSRQSYREQLRRAMAAGEFHVEYQPVYSQVTGRFEGVEALMRWMRPGTGLVRPDIFIAAAEQEGVIIELTQHLLGLIERDMREWDTPPGFHVGVNIAPEHLSSEDLVPDVRAFVAATAARQPLLVLEITERSLIEDSGRARRNIDTLRAEGVRVAIDDFGTGHCSLSYLQKFPVDYLKIDKGFVHAIQPDGEEAPVLDVIIMLAHRLGLSVVAEGVEQRFQFDYLTERGVAFIQGYLFSRPLRSADFVAWHARQSQPVVPD; encoded by the coding sequence GTGTCATCGTGGCGTTTCCTGCCCGTTGCGCTGGCCATGGTGCTGCCGGTCCTGCTCTGTGTGGGCTGGAGCTGGTTTCACGCGGTCGGCGAGGTGCGCAAGGACGCGTCGATCGCGGCCGGTGTGGTGCGGGTGCAGACCGGCACCATCCTGACCCAGGCGCGCGAGCTGCTGGTGCGGTTGGTCGACCTGACGGCCAAGGACTGCGGCGAGGCCCTGCCCACCATGCAGCGCTGGGCCACGTTGAATCCATATGTTCGCGCGCTGATCCTGGCGCAGGATGATCGCATCTACTGTTCGTCGGCGGTCGGCGCGACGGACTACAGCATCACCGAGTTTCACCGCTGGCCGCGCAGCATGACGCCGGCCGGTTGGCTGTATACCGCGCAGGGCACGCCGATGGCGCCCGACCGGCCGGCCATCCTGCTGGGCGTGCCGGGCCGGGATGGCCGCAGCGGCGCGGTGGTGGTTGATGGGCGCAACCTGCAGGACATCATCAATTCGGTCGCGACCCTGGGCGACTTCCAGATCGAGCTGACGCTGGGGGAAGGGGCGCCGGTACGCAGTGCGTCCTGGACGGATTGGGCCGGCAGCGTCGAGCCCGTGTACCAGGAGATGACGGACAGCATGAACGGCGCGAAACTGCGCATCAGCGTGGTGGTGCCGCCGCAGGCGTTGGGGCTGGAGTGGCAGAAGCTGTTGCGGACCTACGTGCCTTTGTCGTTGCTGGCGGGCGCGCTGCTGGCCTGGGCGGCATATCGCCTGCAGCGCAGCCGCCAGTCCTACCGGGAACAGTTGCGCCGCGCGATGGCGGCGGGCGAGTTCCATGTGGAGTACCAGCCGGTGTACAGCCAGGTCACGGGCCGCTTCGAAGGGGTGGAGGCGCTGATGCGCTGGATGCGTCCGGGCACGGGGCTGGTGCGGCCCGACATCTTCATCGCGGCGGCCGAGCAGGAAGGCGTGATCATCGAGCTGACCCAGCATCTGCTGGGCCTGATCGAGCGCGACATGCGCGAATGGGACACGCCGCCGGGCTTTCATGTGGGCGTGAACATCGCGCCCGAGCATCTGTCCAGCGAGGATCTGGTGCCGGACGTGCGCGCCTTCGTCGCCGCGACGGCCGCGCGCCAGCCGCTGCTGGTGCTGGAAATCACCGAGCGCAGCCTGATCGAGGACAGCGGCCGCGCCCGTCGCAACATCGACACGCTGCGCGCCGAGGGCGTGCGCGTGGCCATTGACGATTTCGGCACCGGCCATTGCTCGTTGTCCTATCTGCAGAAGTTTCCGGTGGACTACCTGAAGATCGACAAGGGCTTCGTGCATGCCATCCAGCCGGATGGCGAAGAGGCGCCGGTGCTGGACGTGATCATCATGCTGGCGCACCGGCTGGGCCTGTCGGTGGTGGCCGAAGGCGTGGAACAGCGCTTCCAGTTCGACTACCTGACCGAGCGCGGCGTGGCCTTCATCCAGGGCTATCTGTTTTCCCGTCCTTTGCGTTCGGCCGATTTCGTGGCCTGGCACGCGAGGCAATCGCAGCCGGTCGTGCCGGATTAG